In one window of Streptomyces kaniharaensis DNA:
- a CDS encoding SigB/SigF/SigG family RNA polymerase sigma factor, producing MSTAPETVHHADQAGTAPPGLPPDLPPRPTEAELRAMGKSEARELSDALFERLAGLGRETHAYSYVRGTIIELNMPLVRFIAGRFRHRAEDMDDILQVGTIGLIKAVDGYDPRRGVEFVTYAIPTIAGEIKRFFRDTSWPVRVPRSMQELYLMVARGSDRLEQELGRLPQTGEIAEYLHLTVEQASEGLVAGRVYRPNSLDALRDQDSDDSGSAMLDRLGSCDPGIELADFRTAVRPLLAQLPEREQTVLKLRFWDGWTQSEIATRIGVSQMHVSRLLTATLTRLREQLEDRDAPGWVDEPEEPD from the coding sequence GTGTCCACCGCTCCGGAAACCGTTCACCATGCCGACCAGGCCGGCACCGCGCCGCCCGGCCTCCCGCCCGACCTGCCCCCGCGGCCGACCGAGGCCGAGCTGCGGGCCATGGGCAAGTCCGAGGCGCGCGAACTCAGCGACGCGCTGTTCGAGCGCCTGGCCGGCCTCGGCCGCGAGACGCACGCCTACAGCTACGTCCGCGGCACGATCATCGAACTCAACATGCCGCTGGTCCGATTCATCGCGGGTCGCTTCCGGCACCGCGCCGAGGACATGGACGACATCCTCCAGGTCGGCACGATCGGCCTGATCAAGGCCGTCGACGGTTACGACCCGCGGCGCGGCGTCGAGTTCGTCACCTATGCCATCCCCACCATCGCCGGCGAGATCAAGCGGTTCTTCCGCGACACCTCGTGGCCGGTCCGCGTGCCGCGCAGCATGCAGGAGCTGTACCTGATGGTCGCCCGCGGCTCCGACCGGCTGGAGCAGGAACTCGGCCGCCTCCCGCAGACCGGGGAGATCGCCGAGTACCTGCACCTCACCGTCGAGCAGGCCTCCGAAGGGCTGGTCGCCGGCCGGGTCTACCGCCCCAACTCGCTGGACGCGCTGCGCGACCAGGACAGCGACGACAGCGGCAGCGCGATGCTCGACCGCCTCGGCAGCTGTGATCCCGGCATCGAACTCGCCGACTTCCGCACCGCCGTACGCCCATTGCTCGCCCAGCTGCCCGAGCGCGAGCAGACCGTCCTCAAGCTCCGCTTCTGGGACGGCTGGACCCAGTCCGAGATCGCCACGCGGATCGGCGTCTCCCAGATGCACGTCTCCCGACTGCTCACCGCGACCCTGACCCGGCTGCGCGAGCAGCTCGAGGACCGCGACGCCCCGGGCTGGGTCGACGAACCGGAGGAACCGGACTGA
- a CDS encoding plasmid stabilization protein translates to MPRGSSPKRERQYEHIKESALDRGESEKRAKEIAARTVNKERARHGESKSASRTSTRDMSSGRRGGQRSHKGAEGPSYDQLYNEAKHRNIKGRSKMNKRELANALGR, encoded by the coding sequence ATGCCCCGAGGATCCAGCCCCAAGCGGGAGCGCCAGTACGAGCACATCAAGGAGAGCGCGCTCGACCGGGGCGAGAGCGAGAAGCGGGCCAAGGAGATCGCCGCCCGGACGGTGAACAAGGAACGCGCCCGGCACGGCGAGTCGAAGAGCGCGAGCCGCACCTCCACCCGCGACATGTCCTCAGGCCGGCGCGGCGGGCAGCGTTCGCACAAGGGAGCCGAGGGCCCGTCCTACGACCAGCTGTACAACGAGGCCAAGCACCGCAACATCAAGGGCCGTTCGAAGATGAACAAGCGCGAACTCGCGAACGCGCTCGGTCGCTGA
- a CDS encoding ATP-binding protein, with protein MQLPGKSPLPVPGRMPGPEQTRRLALGGSEGAVQRSREFSREALRSWHWLPAADDEQQAVTEDVLLMVSELVTNACLYAPGGPRELRLSWNGHRLRVEVADASPVPPRLRPHADPGRPGGHGLRVVDRLARAWGSLPEGEGKLVWLEVPSPLDHRGRLR; from the coding sequence ATGCAGCTTCCCGGGAAGAGCCCGCTGCCCGTCCCCGGCCGGATGCCGGGGCCCGAACAGACCAGGCGGCTCGCACTCGGAGGCAGCGAGGGCGCAGTGCAGCGCAGCCGCGAGTTCAGCCGGGAGGCCCTGCGGTCGTGGCACTGGCTGCCCGCCGCCGACGACGAACAGCAGGCCGTCACGGAGGACGTCCTGCTCATGGTCTCGGAACTGGTCACCAACGCGTGCCTGTACGCACCCGGTGGCCCGCGCGAGCTGCGGCTGAGCTGGAACGGCCACCGTCTGCGCGTGGAGGTCGCGGACGCCAGCCCGGTGCCTCCGCGGTTGCGCCCGCACGCCGACCCGGGGCGGCCGGGCGGGCACGGCCTGCGGGTGGTGGACCGGCTCGCCCGCGCCTGGGGATCCCTGCCCGAGGGCGAGGGAAAGCTGGTATGGCTGGAAGTGCCGTCTCCGCTCGACCACCGCGGCCGCCTGCGCTGA
- a CDS encoding STAS domain-containing protein, whose product MPGPAEDSTASRGERGLRVTVEREGPVRILTLAGELDHDTADGLRAALARPADDGLERIVVDLGALQFCDSTGLNILLRARLDTETAGVRLEIAGPRPVVARLFAVTGADAVLRIHPDLGSALKAPDPAPDPHGDAPPNEPA is encoded by the coding sequence ATGCCAGGGCCAGCCGAGGACTCCACCGCCAGCAGGGGGGAGCGCGGCCTGCGCGTCACGGTGGAGCGCGAGGGGCCGGTGCGGATCCTCACCCTGGCCGGCGAACTGGACCACGACACGGCGGACGGGCTGCGCGCCGCGCTCGCCCGGCCCGCGGACGACGGCCTGGAACGGATCGTGGTCGACCTCGGGGCCCTGCAGTTCTGCGACTCGACGGGCCTCAACATCCTGCTGCGGGCACGCCTCGACACCGAGACGGCCGGAGTCCGGCTGGAGATCGCCGGCCCGCGTCCCGTCGTGGCGCGGCTGTTCGCGGTCACCGGCGCCGACGCCGTGTTGCGGATCCATCCCGATCTCGGCTCGGCGCTGAAGGCGCCGGATCCGGCGCCGGATCCCCACGGCGACGCCCCTCCCAACGAGCCCGCGTGA
- a CDS encoding DUF6328 family protein — MTTPDAGRGGPDPRPRIGRQESPEERADRRWTDLLQEVRVAQTGSQILFGFLLSVVFMPRFTELGDFDRGLYVATVVLGALATGALTAPVAYHRVFAGRRRKPQLVNAAARLVATGLILLALTIGSALLLLLRVATDSAAAGWIAGAVMLWFVCCWLVLPVQHLRRQNGRSDRPPAEPGDDAPVQLPRRFGEGRPERRPP; from the coding sequence ATGACGACCCCGGACGCCGGCCGCGGCGGTCCCGATCCGCGGCCGCGGATCGGCCGGCAGGAGTCACCCGAGGAGCGGGCCGACCGGCGCTGGACCGATCTGCTCCAGGAGGTGCGGGTCGCCCAGACCGGCTCGCAGATCCTCTTCGGATTCCTGCTGAGCGTGGTCTTCATGCCCCGGTTCACCGAACTCGGCGACTTCGACCGCGGGCTGTACGTGGCCACCGTCGTCCTGGGCGCTCTCGCCACCGGTGCGCTGACCGCCCCGGTCGCCTATCACCGGGTCTTCGCCGGGCGCCGCCGCAAGCCCCAACTCGTGAATGCCGCAGCACGGTTGGTCGCGACGGGCCTGATACTGCTGGCACTCACCATCGGATCGGCCCTGCTTCTCCTGCTGCGGGTTGCGACGGATTCGGCGGCCGCCGGATGGATCGCCGGGGCGGTCATGCTCTGGTTCGTCTGCTGCTGGCTGGTGCTCCCGGTCCAGCACCTGCGCCGCCAGAACGGCCGGTCGGACCGGCCTCCCGCCGAACCCGGCGACGACGCCCCCGTCCAACTCCCCCGACGTTTCGGCGAAGGCCGCCCGGAAAGACGCCCGCCATGA
- a CDS encoding SDR family oxidoreductase, translating into MTFRARSTPRTVVITGASAGVGRACVRAFATEGNRLVLVARGAAGLRAASAEAETAGSPVRTIVADVADPQACEAVAARAEAEFGPVDVWVNDAFVSVFAPFTEISPEEFRRVTEVTYLGYVNATRAALARMLPRDHGTIVQVGSAIAYRGIPLQTAYSGAKHALQGWHEALRCELLAARSGVRVTMVQLPAVNTPQFDWVLNRLRGRARPVPPVHQPEIAARAVRYAADHPGRREYWVGASTAATLLANAVAPGLLDRYLARTGIDAQQEGLAQRTEDRSNLWAPLDTGEDHGAHGRFDAEARERSLQLWASQHHGLLVAGTAGVLGAAAGALARGR; encoded by the coding sequence ATGACGTTCCGTGCGCGTTCGACACCCCGGACGGTGGTGATCACCGGCGCCAGCGCCGGGGTCGGCCGGGCCTGCGTCCGGGCCTTCGCCACCGAGGGCAACCGCCTCGTGCTGGTCGCCCGCGGAGCGGCCGGGCTGCGTGCCGCCTCCGCCGAGGCCGAGACGGCCGGATCACCGGTGCGCACGATCGTGGCCGACGTCGCGGACCCGCAGGCCTGCGAGGCGGTCGCGGCCCGTGCCGAGGCGGAGTTCGGGCCGGTCGACGTCTGGGTCAACGACGCCTTCGTCTCGGTCTTCGCACCGTTCACCGAGATCAGCCCGGAGGAGTTCCGCCGCGTCACCGAGGTCACCTACCTCGGTTACGTCAACGCCACCCGGGCCGCGCTGGCCCGGATGCTGCCGCGCGACCACGGCACCATCGTGCAGGTCGGCTCGGCGATCGCCTACCGGGGCATCCCGCTGCAGACCGCGTACAGCGGCGCCAAGCACGCCCTCCAGGGCTGGCACGAGGCGCTGCGCTGCGAGCTGCTGGCCGCCCGATCGGGCGTGCGGGTCACCATGGTGCAGCTGCCGGCGGTCAACACCCCGCAGTTCGACTGGGTGCTCAACCGGCTGCGCGGCCGGGCCCGGCCCGTCCCGCCGGTCCACCAGCCGGAGATCGCCGCCCGCGCGGTGCGGTACGCGGCCGACCACCCCGGGCGCCGGGAGTACTGGGTGGGCGCCAGCACCGCCGCCACACTGCTCGCCAACGCCGTCGCGCCCGGGCTGCTCGACCGCTACCTCGCCCGCACGGGGATCGACGCCCAACAGGAGGGGCTGGCCCAGCGCACGGAGGACCGGTCCAATCTCTGGGCACCGCTCGACACCGGCGAGGACCACGGCGCGCACGGCCGCTTCGACGCCGAGGCCCGCGAACGGAGCCTCCAGTTGTGGGCCTCCCAGCACCACGGCCTGCTCGTGGCCGGCACCGCGGGCGTGCTCGGCGCGGCGGCCGGTGCGCTGGCCCGGGGGCGGTGA
- a CDS encoding carboxylate-amine ligase, producing MCRPSAPPIVPTLGVEEEFLLVDRQDRLPAERAPQVIADAAAVLGDQVQAEFFPVQVEVCSHPAARLDELRADLARLRSVVAAAAADAGCLLVASGTPVLSGPGPGRITDDPRYRRMAARYAGVLDGYDGALCGCHVHLGAEGRGLALALGNHLRPWLPVVQALAVNSPFTAGRDSGFASWRTVQWSRWPTVGPAPVLDEEQYEALADALVECGVLLDRRMIYWYARPSEHVPTLEVRIADVNADLETVVLLAALLRGLAAVLLGEIRAGRSAPALPSGLVGAAHWQAARTGLSGVGVDPLTGRRAPMAELADRLVERAAPGLAAAGDLAAVESGLARLHRLGTGATRQRRAYRRHGRLTAVVDELAAVTAAVP from the coding sequence ATGTGCAGGCCGAGTGCCCCGCCGATCGTGCCCACCCTCGGCGTGGAGGAGGAGTTCCTGCTGGTCGACCGGCAGGACCGACTGCCCGCCGAGCGCGCGCCGCAGGTCATCGCGGACGCCGCGGCCGTCCTGGGCGACCAGGTCCAGGCCGAGTTCTTCCCCGTCCAGGTCGAGGTGTGCAGCCATCCCGCCGCGCGGCTCGACGAGCTGCGCGCCGACCTCGCCCGCCTGCGCTCGGTGGTCGCCGCCGCCGCGGCCGACGCGGGCTGCCTGCTGGTGGCCTCCGGCACTCCCGTACTCTCCGGTCCCGGTCCCGGCCGCATCACCGACGACCCGCGCTACCGGCGGATGGCGGCCCGCTACGCGGGCGTGCTCGACGGCTACGACGGCGCGCTGTGCGGCTGCCACGTGCACCTGGGCGCCGAGGGACGCGGCCTGGCGCTGGCCTTGGGCAACCACCTGAGGCCGTGGCTACCGGTGGTCCAGGCGCTCGCCGTCAACTCCCCGTTCACGGCGGGCCGCGACAGCGGCTTCGCCAGCTGGCGAACCGTGCAGTGGTCGCGCTGGCCCACCGTCGGCCCGGCCCCGGTCCTGGACGAGGAGCAGTACGAGGCACTCGCGGACGCCCTGGTTGAGTGCGGGGTCCTGCTCGACCGCCGGATGATCTACTGGTACGCCCGCCCGTCCGAGCACGTCCCGACGCTGGAGGTGCGGATCGCCGACGTCAACGCGGACCTGGAGACGGTCGTTCTGCTCGCCGCGCTGCTGCGCGGACTGGCCGCCGTCCTGCTCGGGGAGATCCGGGCCGGCCGGTCGGCCCCCGCGCTCCCGTCCGGCCTGGTCGGCGCCGCCCACTGGCAGGCCGCCCGCACCGGCCTCTCAGGCGTCGGCGTCGATCCGCTCACCGGCCGCCGCGCCCCGATGGCCGAACTCGCCGACCGGCTCGTCGAACGGGCGGCCCCCGGGCTGGCCGCGGCCGGCGACCTCGCCGCCGTCGAGTCCGGGCTCGCCCGCCTGCACCGTCTCGGCACCGGTGCCACCCGGCAGCGGCGTGCCTACCGCCGGCACGGGCGACTCACCGCCGTGGTCGACGAACTCGCCGCCGTCACCGCCGCGGTGCCCTGA
- a CDS encoding PHP domain-containing protein: protein MEPVEALRRIAFLLEWNGASPYRVRAFHTAAEAVHVLPPGPVDAVRARSLRGVGPVTAEVIAQASAGGTPSYLARLEAAAGPAARSGWELLAAAKGDCHLHSDWSDGGHPFEEMAEAARALGHRWAVLTDHSPRLTIAHGLSAERLRLQLDAVAAYNARTGSFRLLSGIECDILEDGHLDQEAELLGRLDVVVASVHSKLRSEPEPMTARMVAAVRNPQTNVLGHCTGRIVTGRGRPQSRFDAEAVFTACAETGTAVEINCRPERRDPPDDLLGLAAEAGCLFAVDTDAHAPGQLQWHTSGYARAARFGLGPERVVTTWPRDRLLAWAGRAGARG from the coding sequence ATGGAACCGGTGGAAGCGCTGCGGCGGATCGCCTTCCTGCTGGAGTGGAACGGGGCCTCGCCCTACCGGGTCCGGGCATTCCACACGGCGGCCGAGGCGGTCCACGTCCTGCCGCCCGGTCCGGTCGACGCCGTCCGGGCCCGAAGCCTGCGGGGGGTCGGCCCGGTCACCGCCGAGGTGATCGCGCAGGCATCGGCCGGCGGAACGCCGTCCTACCTGGCCCGGCTGGAGGCGGCGGCGGGGCCCGCCGCGCGGTCCGGGTGGGAGCTGCTCGCCGCGGCGAAGGGCGACTGCCACCTGCACTCCGACTGGTCCGACGGCGGCCACCCGTTCGAGGAGATGGCCGAGGCCGCCCGCGCGCTCGGGCACCGCTGGGCCGTGCTCACCGACCACTCGCCCCGGCTCACGATCGCCCACGGTCTCAGCGCCGAACGGCTGCGGCTCCAGCTCGACGCGGTCGCGGCCTACAATGCCCGGACCGGGTCCTTCCGGCTCCTGTCCGGGATCGAGTGCGACATCCTGGAGGACGGCCACCTCGACCAGGAGGCGGAACTGCTCGGGCGGCTCGACGTGGTGGTGGCCTCGGTCCACTCCAAGCTGCGCTCGGAGCCGGAACCGATGACCGCCCGGATGGTGGCGGCGGTGCGCAACCCGCAGACGAACGTCCTCGGGCACTGCACCGGCCGGATCGTCACCGGTCGCGGCAGGCCGCAGTCCCGCTTCGACGCCGAGGCCGTCTTCACGGCCTGCGCCGAGACCGGGACGGCGGTGGAGATCAACTGCCGCCCCGAGCGCCGCGACCCGCCCGACGACCTGCTGGGCCTGGCGGCCGAAGCGGGTTGCCTGTTCGCCGTCGACACCGACGCCCACGCGCCCGGGCAACTGCAGTGGCACACGTCCGGGTACGCCCGCGCGGCCCGGTTCGGCCTCGGCCCCGAGCGGGTGGTCACCACCTGGCCGCGCGACCGGCTGCTGGCGTGGGCGGGCCGGGCCGGCGCCCGCGGCTGA
- a CDS encoding SDR family NAD(P)-dependent oxidoreductase has protein sequence MRGRSVLAGRTALVTGSSRGLGLLIAEELATRGCRVMLCGRDELALERALRRLRDRPGEVAATACDLMDPQAPNRLLTAVRDRFHADVDLLVNNAGLIQVGPVAAMQEQDFRRAHELMAMAPLRLVQAVLPSMRARGAGSIVMISSIGGRLPAPHLLPYVAAKFALTGLSEGLGAELSQYGIRVTTVLPGLMRTGSHTAAEFAGQAGSEYAWFAATASLPLVSMDAGRAARRIVRAVEDGRRELVLTPLARAAVLAHGIAPATTDRVLALTARLLPPAGGAPEHGVPGVRAAARHRPGGPVHRLTAFGRRAGRAHNEPTAS, from the coding sequence ATGCGCGGCAGGAGCGTGCTGGCCGGACGTACGGCTCTGGTGACCGGGTCCTCCCGCGGACTCGGCCTGCTGATCGCGGAGGAACTCGCGACCCGCGGCTGCCGGGTGATGCTCTGCGGCCGGGACGAGCTCGCACTGGAACGGGCCCTCCGGCGGCTGCGCGACCGCCCCGGCGAGGTGGCCGCGACGGCCTGCGACCTGATGGACCCGCAGGCGCCGAACCGCCTGCTCACGGCGGTACGGGACCGTTTCCACGCGGACGTGGACCTGCTGGTCAACAACGCCGGCCTGATCCAGGTGGGCCCGGTCGCGGCGATGCAGGAACAGGACTTCCGTCGGGCCCACGAGCTGATGGCGATGGCGCCGCTGCGACTCGTCCAGGCGGTGCTGCCCTCGATGCGGGCCCGCGGCGCCGGCTCGATCGTCATGATCAGCTCGATCGGAGGCCGGCTCCCGGCGCCGCACCTGCTGCCGTACGTGGCCGCCAAGTTCGCCCTGACCGGCCTCTCCGAAGGGCTCGGCGCGGAGCTGTCGCAGTACGGGATCCGGGTCACCACCGTCCTGCCGGGGCTGATGCGCACCGGTTCGCACACCGCCGCCGAGTTCGCCGGGCAGGCCGGGAGCGAGTACGCCTGGTTCGCCGCCACCGCGTCGCTGCCGCTGGTGTCGATGGACGCCGGGCGGGCCGCCCGCCGGATCGTCCGAGCGGTCGAGGACGGCCGCCGCGAGCTCGTGCTGACGCCCCTCGCCAGGGCGGCCGTGCTGGCCCACGGGATCGCCCCGGCCACCACGGACCGCGTGCTCGCGCTGACGGCCCGACTGCTCCCGCCGGCCGGGGGCGCCCCCGAGCACGGCGTACCCGGCGTCCGGGCGGCCGCCCGACACCGGCCCGGTGGTCCGGTCCACCGGCTCACCGCCTTCGGGCGCCGGGCCGGCCGGGCCCACAACGAGCCGACGGCGTCCTGA
- a CDS encoding CsbD family protein, which yields MGTADKMRNVAEKALGKAKETAGRATGDRTIESEGRGKQIKSDLKQAAEKVKDAGKH from the coding sequence ATGGGTACCGCCGACAAGATGCGCAACGTCGCCGAGAAGGCCCTAGGGAAGGCCAAGGAGACCGCCGGACGGGCCACGGGAGACCGCACGATCGAATCCGAGGGACGGGGCAAGCAGATCAAGAGCGATCTGAAGCAGGCCGCGGAGAAGGTCAAGGACGCGGGGAAGCACTGA
- a CDS encoding Na+/H+ antiporter subunit E, with protein sequence MRTAIELLLWWGLLLLLNTVLISSATPLEMAVGGGVALLAAVGAVAVRRASGATPGGPARLAQALRTFPWTLLADTGRLTLAVLSPRHRRGSGFRTVQLAADTGAAWAGALLSSTPGAYVVSAEDGTLTVHALGGGEISSLERALTDGTR encoded by the coding sequence ATGCGGACGGCAATCGAACTCCTGCTCTGGTGGGGGCTGTTGCTGCTGCTCAACACGGTGCTGATCAGCTCGGCGACGCCGCTGGAGATGGCGGTCGGCGGCGGTGTCGCCCTGCTCGCGGCGGTGGGCGCCGTCGCGGTCCGGCGCGCGTCCGGGGCGACGCCCGGCGGTCCGGCCCGGCTGGCGCAGGCGCTCCGGACGTTCCCGTGGACCCTGCTGGCCGACACCGGACGGCTGACGCTCGCCGTACTGTCGCCGCGGCACCGGCGAGGCAGCGGATTCCGCACCGTCCAACTCGCGGCCGACACCGGTGCGGCCTGGGCCGGTGCGCTGCTGTCGTCGACGCCCGGCGCATACGTCGTCTCCGCCGAGGACGGCACGCTGACCGTGCACGCGCTCGGCGGCGGCGAAATCTCCTCGCTGGAGCGCGCGTTGACGGACGGCACCCGGTGA
- a CDS encoding monovalent cation/H+ antiporter complex subunit F, which translates to MNAWLLAAAVLAVGGLGPCLLRGLRGEPQERLAGLNLAATVASTVLLLLAQGFSRTSYTDLALDLAVLAPAGTLVFTRFLAGKEH; encoded by the coding sequence GTGAACGCCTGGCTGCTCGCGGCGGCCGTCCTCGCCGTCGGCGGGCTCGGCCCGTGCCTGCTGCGCGGGCTGCGCGGCGAGCCGCAGGAGCGCCTGGCCGGGCTCAACCTCGCCGCGACGGTGGCCTCCACCGTCCTCCTCCTGCTCGCCCAGGGCTTCAGCCGCACCTCGTACACCGACCTGGCCCTCGACCTCGCCGTGCTCGCCCCCGCCGGGACGCTGGTGTTCACCCGCTTCCTCGCCGGCAAGGAGCACTGA
- a CDS encoding cation:proton antiporter: MDRHVVALVLLCAGTAALLLAAAGLVVLPGPYLRLHALSPAATLGAPLVALALAVDTGPGRAAAKLLVIGLLLAAGGTVTTMAVARATVRAGRETRR, encoded by the coding sequence ATGGACCGTCACGTCGTCGCGCTGGTCCTGCTGTGCGCGGGCACGGCCGCCCTGCTGCTCGCCGCCGCCGGGCTCGTCGTGCTCCCGGGCCCGTACCTGCGGCTGCACGCCCTCTCCCCCGCGGCCACCCTCGGCGCGCCGCTGGTCGCGCTCGCCCTCGCCGTCGACACCGGACCGGGCCGGGCGGCCGCCAAGCTGCTGGTGATCGGCCTGCTGCTGGCGGCCGGCGGCACGGTCACCACGATGGCCGTCGCCCGGGCGACCGTCCGTGCCGGACGGGAGACGCGCCGGTGA
- a CDS encoding Na(+)/H(+) antiporter subunit B, whose amino-acid sequence MTDTLIVIALLLTAVTATTAALTRDPVRQAAVLVLLGLCLAVLFTVLQAPDVALSQLGVGSAITPLLILLTVRRVRREEHPDDRPDRSA is encoded by the coding sequence GTGACCGACACCCTGATCGTGATCGCCCTGCTGCTCACCGCCGTCACCGCGACCACCGCCGCGCTCACCCGCGACCCGGTCCGGCAGGCCGCCGTCCTCGTCCTGCTCGGGCTCTGCCTGGCCGTGCTGTTCACCGTGCTCCAGGCGCCCGACGTCGCGCTCTCCCAACTCGGTGTCGGCAGCGCGATCACGCCGCTGCTCATCCTGCTGACCGTCCGCCGGGTGCGTCGCGAAGAGCACCCCGACGACCGCCCGGACCGTTCCGCGTGA
- a CDS encoding MnhB domain-containing protein, which translates to MSRTARLRLFLTAAAVLAAGLIAAAGELPGFGGPQHPYGERAVAAGLAQRTANIVSSVNFDQRAFDTLGEESILFASVLGAGMLLRLARDERKRRPAAEPVLPTTRLFGATLLPITLLTGGYLVAHGQLSPGGGFQGGVVLATALHLAYVAADYLVLKRIRPLAVLDVADALAAGAFAALGLIGLASGAGYLANTLPLGTFNQLSSSGLVAVVNATVGVEVGSGVVVLLAHFLDQAVEVVPRRRSR; encoded by the coding sequence GTGAGCCGGACCGCCCGGCTCCGGCTCTTCCTGACCGCCGCCGCCGTCCTCGCCGCCGGGCTGATCGCCGCCGCCGGAGAGCTGCCCGGCTTCGGCGGACCCCAACACCCGTACGGGGAGCGCGCGGTGGCGGCGGGACTGGCCCAGCGGACCGCCAACATCGTGTCCTCCGTCAACTTCGACCAGCGGGCCTTCGACACGCTCGGCGAGGAGTCGATCCTGTTCGCCTCGGTGCTTGGCGCGGGCATGCTGCTGCGCCTCGCCCGGGACGAGCGCAAGCGCCGGCCCGCCGCCGAACCCGTCCTGCCCACCACCCGGCTGTTCGGCGCCACGCTGCTGCCCATCACCCTGCTGACCGGCGGATACCTGGTGGCACACGGCCAGTTGAGCCCCGGCGGCGGCTTCCAGGGCGGTGTCGTGCTGGCCACCGCGCTGCACCTGGCCTACGTCGCCGCCGACTACCTGGTGCTCAAGCGCATCCGTCCGCTGGCCGTGCTGGACGTGGCGGACGCCCTCGCCGCCGGTGCCTTCGCCGCGCTCGGACTGATCGGCCTCGCCTCCGGCGCCGGCTACCTCGCCAACACCCTGCCGCTCGGCACCTTCAACCAGCTCTCCTCCAGCGGGCTGGTGGCGGTGGTCAACGCCACCGTCGGGGTGGAGGTCGGCTCGGGCGTGGTGGTGCTGCTGGCGCACTTCCTGGACCAGGCCGTGGAGGTCGTCCCGCGAAGGAGGAGCCGTTGA
- a CDS encoding sodium:proton antiporter — MSVLPYLVAGWILLAGLYGLVTSRDLVQAVGCLAVAQSSTYVLLLAVGYRRDATAPVFSDLPPGSPVVDPVVQALALTDIVVGATVTALLLSLVIQLRKRHGTVDPEELTGLRG; from the coding sequence TTGAGCGTCCTGCCCTACCTGGTGGCCGGGTGGATCCTGCTCGCCGGACTGTACGGCCTCGTCACCAGCCGCGACCTGGTGCAGGCGGTCGGCTGCCTGGCCGTCGCGCAGTCCTCCACGTACGTGCTGCTGCTCGCGGTCGGCTACCGCCGGGACGCCACGGCACCGGTCTTCTCCGACCTGCCACCCGGTTCCCCGGTCGTGGACCCGGTGGTCCAGGCCCTGGCGCTCACCGACATCGTCGTCGGCGCGACCGTCACCGCGCTGCTCCTCTCCCTCGTGATCCAACTGCGCAAGCGCCACGGCACGGTGGACCCGGAGGAACTCACCGGGCTGCGGGGGTGA